A portion of the Babylonia areolata isolate BAREFJ2019XMU chromosome 4, ASM4173473v1, whole genome shotgun sequence genome contains these proteins:
- the LOC143281289 gene encoding protein dispatched homolog 1-like: MSSTESMECADRFMESFGSEDDSLLDPGNPEDAEENTSVPTKEPLKFCKLVANWPHVCFGVTLGVHVLFVAVSVGLIVSGYDLFPVDFTTLPLDLRDSVWFRRDLAWRGRYDYGDQVLRHLPADKQADSWPRAKRSEKSLLVLYDAGDRNIFTKDNLKVMQSIEDSLVKVKGYKDFCQLTKDGACTPAFSVLRLFDGTLSCLDPVFNDPHFDNIVQVLYKAYTHDVTKGWFRFALSKTHTINSSYVHVSYTRSIIPFGYPMKGKSYQQMIDATVNFMERKLKPLLERYLKTEQFTFLYYNEEMMIEDAKLQGFNDMKLAIGSVIFIFGFILFHTRSLWITILGVFSILCSFVETNLIYRVVIGYDYFGFFHVLVMFVILGIGADDLFVFWDAWKASELRHFPTLAYRLDETYRKSTLSMFVTSLTTMLAFLVSAISPLLAISSFGVFAAILVVIDYISVITFFPTIVVFYHLHFENKNLLRCCKGLKCCSHKKHGNASSDHSQSAGDNDDDDQQLLTDVEDAELNFVNSEAAQLHLDSNANLNETNTSSSTLACIDGDGDRPFENTISFNESPHNHVEASGPMSEACGLALQPRLPHQEPSTEHKDDKVTTTDPVTSHEHSQSLRLNHVKESPDTNPTDSRADGDSDDPDACEAQPEYRWLVLFFRDYYLRFVMHKVCRWLILASLLAIIVVFALSAARLKPDNQQVGLFKENHHYTRAFRLASGGFADNMVDTSIELVLLWGVRTRDLSPCSFSSYTCHGREVFDDTFDPNTEAAQQSLMNLCDTLHNFTHQEAEDLKIRRDINTGRLKIRCFMRELNTFLKNDAMLSDIDASLPWNRTTLNNFVTALSPHYNISHFNTSYHHYLDVAVNYWLWDGFRQDDTDDYRSFNSFMGEQATPYTTPLPSLEGVSVGNNLKFIVVAVATSLHYGTLSYVDHIPVVHRWEQFMQNQLSTMPPELKGGFQITEVAWHWLFIQKSLVDNAVLGVILGVSLTLPILVAATCNVINGLLATLTICCVTVCVIGVVPMAGWKLGVLVSLNMCIVVGLAVDYVVHLAEGYHMSHARDRKTRLKHALERMGISVFSGACTTLGASAFMLFAQIQFFYQFGIFMFCTIGFSLLFSLGLYTTLMGIVGPEGSTGDILTGARWCVTRLGACRLTREPETETETTGTGRRRTRRRSYSELDMTDDDDMLGI; the protein is encoded by the exons ATGTCTTCCACAGAGAGCATGGAATGTGCTGATCGATTCATGGAGTCTTTTGGATCAGAAGATGATAGTCTGTTGGATCCAGGGAACCCTGAGGATGCCGAGGAAAATACTTCTGTTCCCACGAAGGAACCTCTCAAGTTCTGTAAGCTGGTGGCGAATTGGCCTCATGTGTGCTTTG GAGTGACGCTGGGTGTGCACGTGCTGTTCGTGGCGGTGTCGGTGGGCCTGATAGTGTCGGGCTATGACCTCTTCCCCGTGGACTTCACCACCCTGCCCCTCGACCTCCGGGACTCGGTCTGGTTCCGCAGGGACCTGGCATGGCGCGGCAGATACGACTATGGGGATCA GGTGCTGCGACACCTCCCTGCTGACAAACAGGCGGACAGCTGGCCCAGAGCCAAGCGCTCCGAAAAAAGCCTGCTGGTGCTGTATGACGCTGGCGACAGGAACATCTTCACCAAGGACAACCTGAAGGTGATGCAGAGCATAGAGGACAGTCTGGTGAAGGTGAAAGGCTACAAGGACTTCTGTCAGCTGACAAAGGACGGTGCTTGCACCCCAGCCTTTTCCGTCCTCCGTCTCTTTGATGGCACCTTAAGTTGCCTTGACCCCGTCTTCAACGACCCCCACTTCGACAACATCGTGCAGGTGCTGTACAAAGCCTACACTCATGACGTGACGAAAGGCTGGTTCAGGTTCGCCCTGAGCAAAACCCACACGATCAACTCCAGCTACGTTCACGTCAGCTACACCCGATCCATCATCCCATTTGGGTACCCAATGAAAGGGAAGTCATACCAACAGATGATAGACGCCACTGTGAACTTTATGGAGAGAAAGCTCAAACCTCTGTTGGAACGTTACCTGAAGACGGAGCAATTCACGTTTCTGTATTACAACGAAGAGATGATGATCGAGGACGCCAAGCTACAGGGTTTCAATGACATGAAGCTTGCTATAGGCAGCGTCATTTTTATTTTTGGCTTTATCCTCTTTCACACCCGCTCATTATGGATCACGATCTTGGGAGTGTTCAGCATCCTGTGCAGTTTTGTGGAGACCAACCTTATTTACCGGGTGGTGATCGGCTATGATTACTTTGGCTTCTTCCACGTGCTGGTCATGTTCGTCATACTGGGGATAGGTGCGGACGATTTGTTTGTGTTCTGGGATGCCTGGAAGGCCAGCGAACTGCGTCATTTCCCCACTCTCGCCTATCGCTTGGACGAGACCTATCGCAAGTCTACCTTGTCCATGTTCGTGACCTCTTTAACCACTATGCTGGCCTTCTTGGTTAGCGCTATATCCCCTCTTCTGGCCATCAGCTCCTTCGGCGTTTTCGCGGCCATTTTGGTGGTCATTGACTATATCTCCGTCATCACCTTCTTTCCCACCATCGTGGTGTTCTATCACCTGCACTTCGAGAACAAGAACCTCCTCCGATGCTGCAAAGGCTTGAAATGCTGCAGTCACAAAAAGCATGGAAACGCTTCAAGCGATCACTCCCAGTCTGCcggggataatgatgatgacgatcagcAGTTGTTGACTGATGTCGAGGATGCTGAATTGAATTTTGTAAACTCAGAGGCTGCCCAGCTACACCTTGATTCCAATGCTAATTTGAACGAAACAAACACTTCATCAAGCACACTAGCCTGTATAGATGGAGACGGTGACAGGCCTTTCGAAAACACTATTTCGTTCAACGAATCACCCCACAACCATGTAGAAGCTTCAGGACCAATGTCTGAGGCCTGTGGGCTGGCACTGCAGCCCAGGCTGCCGCACCAAGAGCCATCCACAGAACACAAGGATGACAAGGTCACTACCACCGATCCAGTCACGTCCCACGAACACAGCCAGTCCTTGAGACTGAACCACGTGAAAGAATCCCCAGACACCAATCCCACCGACAGTCGAGCCGATGGAGACAGCGATGACCCAGATGCTTGTGAGGCCCAGCCAGAGTACCGTTGGTTGGTGCTGTTTTTCCGGGACTACTACCTCCGTTTCGTGATGCACAAGGTGTGTCGCTGGCTGATCCTTGCCTCTCTCTTGGCGATCATCGTGGTGTTCGCCCTGTCCGCTGCACGCCTGAAGCCCGACAACCAACAG GTGGGTCTGTTCAAGGAGAACCACCACTACACGCGGGCGTTCCGCCTGGCCAGTGGCGGCTTCGCGGACAACATGGTGGACACGTCAATCGAGCTGGTGCTCCTGTGGGGGGTGAGGACTAGGGACCTCTCCCCCTGCTCTTTCTCCAGTTACACTTGCCACGGGAGGGAGGTGTTCGATGATACCTTCGATCCCAACACGGAGGCCGCTCAGCAAAGTCTGATG AACCTGTGTGACACACTACACAACTTCACCCACCAAGAAGCGGAAGACTTGAAAATCCGACGAGACATCAACACTGGACGCCTCAAGATTCGCTGCTTCATGCGGGAACTGAACACTTTTCTGAAG AATGACGCCATGTTGTCGGACATTGACGCCAGCCTTCCTTGGAACAGAACCACTCTCAACAACTTTGTGACGGCGCTGAGTCCGCATTATAACATCTCGCACTTCAACACCTCCTACCATCATTACCTGGAT GTGGCAGTGAACTACTGGCTGTGGGACGGCTTTCGGCAAGATGACACAGATGATTATCGCAGCTTCAACTCTTTCATGGGGGAACAGGCCACTCCAtacaccacccctcttccctcgCTGGAAG GAGTGTCAGTGGGCAACAATCTCAAGTTCATCGTGGTGGCAGTGGCCACCAGCCTGCACTACGGGACCCTGTCCTACGTGGACCACATCCCTGTCGTGCACAGGTGGGAGCAGTTCATGCAGAACCAG CTGAGCACCATGCCCCCAGAGTTAAAAGGAGGGTTCCAGATCACTGAAGTGGCCTGGCATTGGCTCTTCATTCAGAAG TCCCTGGTGGACAACGCTGTGCTGGGGGTCATCCTGGGCGTGTCCCTGACGCTGCCCATCCTGGTGGCCGCCACCTGCAACGTCATCAACGGTCTCCTGGCCACCCTCACCATCTGCTGCGTCACCGTCTGCGTCATCGGGGTCGTGCCCATGGCCGGGTGGAAACTCGGG GTGCTAGTGTCCCTCAACATGTGCATCGTCGTGGGGCTGGCGGTGGATTACGTCGTGCACCTGGCGGAAGGATACCACATGTCGCACGCACGTGACCGGAAGACGCGCCTGAAGCACGCGCTGGAGAGGATGGGCATCTCGGTCTTCTCCGGGGCTTGTACCACTCTGGGGGCCTCGGCCTTCATGCTGTTCGCCCAGATACAGTTCTTCTaccag